One window of Mesorhizobium sp. PAMC28654 genomic DNA carries:
- a CDS encoding GlxA family transcriptional regulator — MTNPIVAVLAFDGISPFHLSVPCLVFGEDRTALGLPRFDFRICAVKAGPIHTEAGLTVAAPHGLDGLDGADIVIVPSWHHLDEPPSPLLVEALRQAHRHGALIVGLCLGTFAIAAAGLLSGRRAATHWAYSDRLQKLHPDIAVDAAVLYVDNGDVVTSAGVAAGLDCCLHIVRARYGAEAALRLARQIVLSPHRQGGQAQFIEHPVAKGADADRFTQALDAVRATLGETHSLDQVAEAAGLTRRTFTRRFQKSIGTSFGEWLTSQRIELAQRLLEATEKSMDMVAFEAGFGSATSLRQHFAARLKTSPAQYRREFSRRTDQGERMADVA; from the coding sequence ATGACCAATCCGATCGTCGCCGTCCTTGCCTTCGACGGCATCAGCCCGTTCCATCTCTCCGTGCCCTGCCTGGTGTTCGGCGAGGACCGGACGGCGCTTGGCCTGCCGCGCTTCGATTTCCGCATCTGCGCGGTCAAGGCCGGCCCCATCCATACCGAAGCCGGACTGACCGTTGCCGCGCCGCATGGGCTCGACGGGCTTGATGGCGCCGACATCGTCATTGTCCCAAGCTGGCATCATCTGGACGAGCCGCCGTCACCACTGCTGGTGGAGGCGCTGCGCCAGGCGCACCGGCACGGTGCGTTGATTGTCGGCCTGTGTCTGGGCACCTTTGCCATCGCCGCTGCCGGCCTGCTTTCGGGGCGCCGCGCCGCAACGCACTGGGCCTATTCCGACCGGCTGCAGAAACTCCACCCCGACATTGCTGTCGATGCCGCCGTGCTCTACGTCGACAATGGCGATGTCGTGACCTCGGCCGGCGTTGCCGCCGGCCTCGACTGCTGTCTCCACATCGTGCGAGCCCGCTACGGCGCGGAAGCAGCACTTCGGCTCGCCCGCCAGATTGTCCTTTCCCCGCACCGGCAGGGCGGGCAGGCGCAATTCATCGAGCATCCGGTGGCAAAAGGCGCGGACGCCGACCGTTTCACCCAGGCCCTCGACGCGGTTCGTGCGACGCTGGGCGAAACGCACAGCCTGGACCAGGTCGCAGAGGCCGCCGGCCTGACCCGGCGCACCTTCACCCGCCGCTTTCAGAAATCGATCGGCACCAGTTTCGGCGAATGGCTGACCAGCCAGCGGATCGAACTGGCGCAGCGATTGCTGGAAGCGACGGAAAAGTCGATGGACATGGTGGCCTTCGAAGCCGGCTTCGGCAGCGCCACGTCGCTGCGCCAGCACTTCGCCGCCCGGCTCAAGACGTCGCCAGCGCAATACCGGCGGGAATTCTCCAGGCGGACCGACCAAGGCGAGCGCATGGCGGACGTGGCCTAA
- a CDS encoding formate--tetrahydrofolate ligase — protein sequence MAEVKSDIEIARGAKKKQIQEIGQKIGIPTEHLLPYGHDKAKISAEFIKSVKGNKDGKLILVTAINPTPAGEGKTTTTVGLGDGLNRIGKKAIVCIREASLGPNFGVKGGAAGGGYAQVVPMEDMNLHFTGDFHAITTAHNLLSALIDNHIYWGNELGIDTRRVVWRRVMDMNDRALREINCSLGGVANGFPREAGFDITVASEVMAILCLSTDLKDLEKRLGDIIVAYRRDKSPVYARDLKADGAMAVLLKDAMQPNLVQTLENNPAFVHGGPFANIAHGCNSVVATTTALKLADYVVTEAGFGADLGAEKFFDIKCRKAGLKPAAAVIVATVRAMKMNGGVKKEELGKENVEAVKKGCANLGRHIENIRQFGVPAVVAINHFYSDTDAEIQAMKDYVASMGEEAILCKHWAHGSAGIEDLANKVVALAESGASQFAPLYPDAMPLFEKINTIVQRIYRGSEAIADKSVRDQLKAWEDAGYGHLPVCMAKTQYSFSTDPNLRGAPTGHTVPVREVRLSAGAGFVVIICGEVMTMPGLPRAPSSEKIFLNEAGQIEGLF from the coding sequence ATGGCCGAAGTGAAGTCCGACATCGAGATCGCGCGCGGCGCCAAGAAGAAGCAGATCCAGGAGATCGGCCAGAAGATCGGCATTCCGACCGAACACCTGCTGCCCTACGGCCACGACAAGGCGAAGATCTCCGCCGAGTTCATCAAGTCGGTCAAGGGCAACAAGGATGGCAAGCTGATCCTCGTCACCGCCATCAACCCGACGCCAGCCGGCGAAGGCAAGACGACCACCACGGTCGGCCTCGGCGACGGTCTGAACCGTATCGGCAAGAAGGCCATTGTCTGCATCCGTGAAGCCTCGCTTGGCCCGAATTTCGGCGTCAAGGGCGGTGCCGCCGGCGGCGGCTATGCGCAGGTCGTGCCGATGGAGGACATGAACCTCCACTTCACCGGCGACTTCCACGCCATCACCACCGCGCACAATCTGCTCTCGGCCCTCATCGACAACCACATCTACTGGGGCAATGAACTCGGCATCGACACTCGCCGCGTCGTCTGGCGCCGCGTCATGGACATGAACGACCGGGCGCTGCGCGAGATCAACTGCTCGCTCGGCGGCGTCGCCAACGGTTTTCCGCGCGAAGCCGGCTTCGACATCACCGTCGCCTCGGAAGTCATGGCGATCCTGTGCCTGTCCACCGACCTGAAGGACCTGGAAAAGCGCCTCGGCGACATCATCGTCGCCTATCGCCGTGACAAGTCGCCGGTCTATGCCCGCGACCTCAAGGCCGACGGCGCCATGGCCGTGCTGCTCAAGGACGCCATGCAGCCCAACCTGGTGCAGACGCTGGAGAACAACCCGGCCTTCGTCCATGGTGGCCCGTTCGCCAACATCGCGCATGGCTGCAACTCGGTCGTCGCCACCACGACGGCGCTGAAGCTCGCCGACTATGTCGTCACCGAAGCCGGCTTCGGCGCCGACCTTGGTGCTGAAAAGTTCTTCGACATCAAGTGCCGCAAGGCCGGCCTGAAGCCGGCCGCTGCCGTCATCGTCGCCACCGTGCGCGCCATGAAGATGAATGGCGGCGTCAAGAAGGAAGAGCTTGGCAAGGAGAACGTCGAGGCGGTGAAGAAGGGCTGCGCCAACCTTGGCCGCCACATCGAGAACATCCGCCAGTTCGGCGTGCCGGCTGTGGTTGCCATCAACCACTTCTATTCCGACACCGACGCCGAGATCCAGGCGATGAAGGACTATGTCGCCTCGATGGGCGAGGAAGCCATCCTGTGCAAGCACTGGGCCCACGGCTCGGCCGGCATCGAGGACCTCGCCAACAAGGTGGTGGCGCTGGCCGAATCCGGCGCCTCGCAGTTCGCGCCGCTCTATCCCGACGCGATGCCGCTGTTCGAGAAGATCAACACCATCGTCCAGCGAATCTATCGCGGCTCGGAAGCGATCGCCGACAAGTCGGTGCGCGACCAGCTCAAGGCCTGGGAAGACGCCGGCTATGGCCACCTGCCGGTGTGCATGGCCAAGACGCAGTACTCGTTCTCGACCGACCCGAACCTGCGCGGCGCGCCGACCGGCCACACCGTGCCGGTGCGCGAGGTCAGGCTTTCGGCGGGTGCCGGCTTCGTCGTCATCATCTGCGGCGAGGTCATGACCATGCCCGGCCTGCCCAGGGCGCCGTCCTCGGAAAAGATCTTCCTCAACGAGGCCGGCCAGATCGAAGGCCTGTTCTAG
- a CDS encoding helix-turn-helix transcriptional regulator, whose product MQINPLLLDDALDHVLEAALAPERWSSVLERICEATGSFGAHILPLRGKFSPGVPATPSLREAFEVYFREGWHLQDIRFGCVPHVLRKGVAVEHDISSEDDFRRSSYYNDFLGRFGFRYSAMIGFTTGDTLLSLGLQRTIRDAPFDRDEERILVRMRNRLSMAADIMRGVSFERINGMSDAFDMADTACAFYDRHGRVTRLNKLCESLLDQDIRLVGGELTSRWPTEGVALRGHVKAVMQPVAIADTMASSPVRLSRPGRRPLVVRAQRLRGMPAEIFSHSVAVAIVTDIEARPVPAAKTLQILFSLTAQEAVVAIQIARGLAPKEIAETLGVSYETIRTQAKSIMAKTDTKRQSEIVALLSGARLS is encoded by the coding sequence GTGCAGATCAATCCTCTTCTTCTTGATGATGCCCTTGATCATGTGCTTGAGGCAGCGCTGGCGCCAGAGCGTTGGAGCTCTGTCCTGGAGAGAATCTGCGAGGCGACCGGATCCTTCGGCGCGCATATACTCCCCCTGCGGGGCAAGTTCTCTCCCGGAGTGCCTGCAACGCCGAGTTTGCGCGAGGCGTTCGAGGTTTACTTTCGAGAAGGGTGGCATCTTCAGGACATTCGCTTCGGTTGTGTACCGCATGTTTTGCGGAAGGGTGTCGCGGTCGAGCACGATATTTCATCCGAGGACGATTTTCGCAGGTCGAGCTACTACAACGATTTTCTGGGCCGCTTCGGGTTCCGATATTCAGCCATGATAGGTTTCACAACTGGCGACACTCTGCTGTCGCTCGGCCTTCAGCGTACGATACGCGATGCACCTTTCGACCGCGACGAGGAGCGTATTCTGGTCCGCATGCGGAACCGGCTGTCGATGGCGGCTGACATCATGCGCGGCGTTTCTTTCGAACGGATCAACGGCATGAGCGACGCGTTCGACATGGCGGATACAGCCTGCGCCTTCTACGACAGGCATGGACGCGTCACCCGATTGAACAAGCTATGCGAGAGCCTTCTTGATCAGGACATCCGTCTTGTTGGTGGAGAGTTGACATCGCGTTGGCCCACGGAAGGCGTTGCATTGCGTGGGCATGTCAAGGCGGTCATGCAGCCGGTTGCAATCGCCGATACGATGGCATCGTCTCCGGTCCGCCTGTCCAGGCCGGGAAGAAGGCCATTGGTCGTAAGGGCACAGCGCCTACGCGGCATGCCTGCGGAAATCTTTTCTCATTCTGTTGCAGTCGCCATTGTCACGGATATTGAGGCTCGCCCAGTACCCGCCGCCAAGACCTTGCAGATTTTATTCTCACTTACGGCTCAGGAAGCTGTTGTCGCTATTCAGATTGCGCGTGGTCTTGCGCCAAAAGAAATCGCAGAGACACTGGGCGTCAGCTATGAGACAATCCGGACCCAAGCAAAATCGATTATGGCAAAGACCGACACCAAGCGTCAGTCGGAGATCGTCGCGCTATTATCGGGTGCCCGGCTATCTTAG
- a CDS encoding cysteine hydrolase family protein produces the protein MSEPVKAPRRALIVIDVQNDYDGGNLAIQHPPFRDSVVNVASAMDAAVEAGAKVIVIKQMAPETSPIFAKGSHGGELHPEIARRHRDHYVEKNLPSAFTGTDLEEWLRANAIDTIAVVGYMTHNCDLSTIIHAVHMGFAVEFLSDATGSLPYANSAGYASAEEIHRVVTVILQSRFAAVLKTAEWVECLKTGALPERDTIYASNQRALARNAA, from the coding sequence ATGTCGGAACCGGTCAAGGCCCCGCGCCGCGCGCTCATCGTCATCGACGTCCAGAACGACTATGACGGCGGCAATCTCGCCATCCAGCATCCGCCCTTCCGCGACAGCGTCGTCAACGTGGCTAGCGCAATGGATGCCGCCGTTGAAGCCGGCGCCAAGGTGATCGTCATCAAGCAGATGGCGCCCGAGACGTCGCCGATCTTCGCCAAGGGCAGTCATGGCGGCGAACTGCATCCGGAGATCGCCAGGCGGCACCGCGACCACTATGTCGAAAAGAACCTGCCCTCCGCCTTCACCGGCACGGACCTCGAAGAGTGGCTGCGCGCCAACGCCATCGATACGATCGCGGTGGTTGGGTACATGACGCATAATTGCGACCTGTCGACCATCATCCACGCCGTGCATATGGGTTTCGCGGTCGAGTTCCTGTCCGACGCGACCGGCTCGCTGCCCTACGCCAACAGCGCCGGCTACGCTTCGGCCGAGGAGATCCACCGCGTGGTGACAGTTATCCTGCAGTCGCGCTTCGCGGCGGTGCTCAAGACGGCCGAATGGGTTGAATGCCTGAAGACCGGCGCCCTGCCGGAGCGCGACACGATTTATGCCTCCAACCAGAGGGCGCTGGCGCGCAACGCGGCCTAG
- a CDS encoding FAD-containing oxidoreductase, with translation MTAKAFDAIIIGCGQAGPPLAGRLTAAGMSVALIERKLVGGTCVNTGCMPTKTMVASAYAAHLARRAADYGVTLSGPVGVDYHRIKARKDKVTNDARGNLETWIAGMKGCTLYRGHARFESANTVRVGDDLLTADKIFLNTGGRASLPDLPGIHDIDYLTNSSMMDLDVLPRHLIVVGGSYISLEFAQMFRRFGSEVTVIEKSPRLTGREDEDVSAAILSILENEGITVHVGADDISFAKQGGDIAVTFSAGKPPAVGSHVLLALGRVPNTDDLGLDKAGVEVDKRGFVTVDDQLRTSVPGIWAMGDCNGKGAFTHTSYNDYEIVAANLLDNDPRKVSDRIEAYALYIDPPLGRCGMTETAVRKSGRRALIGQRPMTRVGRAVEKGETQGFMKILVDADTREILGCSVLGPGGDEAVHCVLDLMYARAPVDTLARAVHIHPTVSELLPTIAQELKPLA, from the coding sequence ATGACGGCAAAGGCCTTCGACGCCATCATCATCGGCTGCGGTCAGGCCGGCCCGCCATTGGCGGGTCGCCTGACGGCAGCCGGCATGAGCGTGGCGCTGATCGAACGCAAGCTGGTCGGTGGCACCTGCGTCAACACCGGTTGCATGCCGACCAAGACCATGGTGGCCAGCGCCTATGCCGCGCATCTGGCGCGGCGCGCGGCGGATTATGGCGTGACGCTCTCTGGCCCCGTCGGCGTCGATTATCATCGGATCAAGGCGCGCAAGGACAAGGTCACGAACGACGCCCGCGGCAATCTGGAGACATGGATAGCGGGCATGAAGGGCTGCACGCTCTATCGCGGCCATGCACGTTTCGAATCCGCCAACACGGTGCGCGTCGGCGATGACCTTTTGACCGCCGACAAGATCTTCCTCAACACCGGCGGCCGCGCCTCGCTGCCCGACCTGCCGGGCATTCACGACATCGACTATCTGACCAATTCGTCGATGATGGATCTCGACGTGCTGCCGCGCCATCTCATCGTTGTCGGCGGCAGCTACATCTCGCTCGAATTCGCGCAGATGTTCCGCCGCTTCGGCTCGGAAGTCACCGTCATCGAAAAAAGCCCGCGCCTGACTGGCCGCGAGGATGAGGACGTCTCGGCCGCCATCCTGTCCATTCTCGAAAATGAGGGCATTACGGTCCATGTCGGCGCCGACGACATCAGCTTCGCCAAGCAGGGCGGAGATATTGCCGTGACCTTCTCGGCCGGCAAGCCGCCTGCGGTCGGGTCGCATGTGCTGCTGGCTCTGGGGCGGGTGCCCAACACCGACGATCTCGGCCTCGACAAGGCCGGCGTCGAGGTCGACAAGCGCGGCTTCGTCACCGTCGACGACCAGCTGCGCACCAGCGTCCCCGGCATCTGGGCGATGGGCGACTGCAACGGCAAGGGCGCCTTCACCCACACTTCCTACAACGACTACGAGATCGTCGCCGCCAACCTGCTCGACAACGACCCGCGCAAGGTCAGCGACCGCATCGAAGCCTATGCGCTCTACATCGACCCGCCGCTCGGCCGCTGCGGCATGACCGAGACAGCGGTGCGCAAATCCGGCCGCCGCGCACTCATCGGCCAGCGGCCGATGACCCGTGTCGGCCGCGCGGTGGAAAAGGGCGAGACGCAAGGCTTCATGAAGATCCTGGTCGACGCCGACACCAGGGAAATCCTCGGCTGCTCGGTGCTTGGTCCCGGCGGCGACGAGGCCGTGCATTGCGTGCTCGACCTGATGTACGCCAGGGCGCCCGTCGACACGCTCGCGCGTGCGGTACACATCCATCCGACCGTGTCGGAGCTTTTGCCCACAATCGCCCAGGAGCTGAAGCCGCTGGCGTGA
- a CDS encoding MarR family winged helix-turn-helix transcriptional regulator, with the protein MVISVARLWRRAADKALDDCGLSHATAMPLVMLSRLGDHQRQGVLADQLGFEGPSLVRIVDLLVEEGLVTRAEDPADRRAKILSLTDAGRQRVIEIERLLAVLRADLLKDVSDAELRNSVGVLDRLETMLVAQEDAK; encoded by the coding sequence TTGGTTATTTCAGTCGCCAGGCTGTGGCGGCGCGCCGCCGACAAGGCGCTCGACGATTGCGGCCTGTCGCATGCCACCGCCATGCCGCTGGTGATGCTGTCGCGCCTCGGCGATCATCAGCGCCAGGGCGTGCTTGCCGATCAGCTGGGTTTCGAGGGCCCATCGCTGGTGCGCATCGTCGATCTTCTGGTGGAAGAGGGGCTGGTGACACGCGCCGAGGATCCCGCCGACCGACGGGCAAAAATCCTGTCGCTGACCGATGCCGGGCGCCAGCGCGTAATCGAGATCGAACGCCTTCTGGCGGTGCTGCGAGCCGACCTGCTCAAGGATGTCAGTGACGCCGAATTGCGAAATTCTGTTGGCGTGCTGGACCGGCTTGAAACGATGCTGGTTGCGCAAGAGGACGCGAAGTAG
- a CDS encoding sugar O-acetyltransferase → MAESERAKMAAGEWYTCLDAELETLRASAADAVFEHNSLPPRQRRNLGPGLKALLGGVGEGARIEAPFHCAYGFNIFLGDGVFLNAGCTILDTASVRIGKGTLLGPNVQIYCAEHHKEASGRQAGLEIARSVDIGANAWIGGSAIILGGVTIGDGAIVGAGAVVTRDVPANTTVVGNPARQVTRG, encoded by the coding sequence ATGGCCGAAAGCGAGCGCGCAAAGATGGCGGCCGGCGAATGGTACACATGCCTTGACGCGGAACTGGAGACGTTGCGCGCCTCCGCTGCCGATGCGGTGTTCGAACACAATTCCCTGCCGCCCCGTCAGCGCCGGAATCTCGGGCCGGGCTTGAAGGCACTGCTCGGCGGCGTGGGGGAGGGCGCTCGCATCGAAGCGCCGTTCCACTGCGCCTATGGCTTCAACATCTTTCTCGGCGACGGGGTCTTCCTCAATGCCGGCTGCACCATCCTCGACACCGCAAGCGTGCGCATCGGCAAGGGAACGCTGCTTGGTCCCAATGTGCAGATCTACTGCGCCGAGCATCACAAGGAGGCCAGTGGGCGGCAAGCGGGTCTGGAGATCGCCAGGTCGGTCGACATCGGCGCCAATGCCTGGATCGGCGGCAGCGCCATCATTCTTGGTGGCGTGACCATTGGTGACGGCGCCATCGTCGGCGCGGGGGCGGTGGTGACGCGCGATGTGCCTGCCAATACCACCGTCGTCGGCAATCCGGCGCGGCAGGTCACGCGCGGCTGA
- a CDS encoding membrane-bound PQQ-dependent dehydrogenase, glucose/quinate/shikimate family: MSEQDSNRSGGIWLLVLFGLILMIIGLPLLYGGVQLVGLGGSWYYALAGVGIIISGFLFALRRQAGFWLYILIFLATVAWALWEAGLNFWPLVPRLVAPAVLAVIALLLAPLFPSSSGGKRGPFALAGLLVLALIATGAYAFQPHGVIRNTVAAATTAPAPAAAANTDWRHYGRTPAGTRYAPIDQINKDNVRDLKVAWTFRTGDVPTKGAEDQNTPLQVGDTVYTCSSHNIVNALNAETGEPRWKFDPKASAPLWQRCRGVSYYEPATVAATAAPAADGTTTTTPAPVSAACAGRIVMTTIDARLIEIDARTGQPCQDFGQGGTVDLKQGMGEVKPGFYFQTSAPTVMRDLIMIGGWVWDNVETGEPSGAIRAFSAKTGELVWAWDLGNPAITKLPPEGQSYTRGTPNVWSTPSYDDALGLVYLPTGNATPDFFGAERSKAAEDYTASVVALDIATGRERWKFQTVHHDLWDYDLPSQPALYDVPDGKGGKVPALIQVTKRGQIFMLDRRDGKPIAEVQEKPVPQNGGAKEDFLSPTQPYSVGMPSIGDEPFTEAHMWGATPFDQLYCRIGFKKLRYDGEFTPPGLTRSLQYPGYYGGMNWGSASVDEANGYLIVNDIRMPQFVQLLPRAEADTYGPSAAHDGLGTQLGTPYGALKNGFMSPLGVPCHQPPYGTITAIDLNARKLVWQVPAGTLQDTGPLGLKTGLPIPVGMPSLGGPMTTAGGLVFYAGTQDYYLRAIDVATGEELWKGRLPVGAQATPMTYTSPESGRQFVVVSAGGSRQSPDRGDYIIAYALPKAP, from the coding sequence ATGTCAGAACAAGATTCCAACAGATCCGGCGGCATCTGGCTGCTCGTGCTTTTCGGCCTGATCCTGATGATCATCGGGCTGCCGCTGCTCTATGGCGGCGTTCAACTGGTTGGCCTTGGCGGCTCCTGGTACTACGCGCTGGCCGGCGTCGGCATCATCATTTCCGGCTTCCTTTTTGCCTTGCGCCGCCAGGCAGGCTTCTGGCTCTACATCCTGATCTTCCTCGCCACCGTTGCCTGGGCGCTCTGGGAAGCAGGCCTCAATTTCTGGCCGCTGGTGCCACGGCTGGTCGCTCCCGCCGTGCTGGCGGTCATCGCCCTTCTACTGGCGCCGCTGTTCCCGTCATCCAGCGGCGGCAAGCGAGGCCCCTTCGCTCTCGCCGGCCTTCTCGTGCTGGCGCTGATCGCCACCGGGGCCTATGCCTTTCAGCCACATGGGGTGATCCGCAACACGGTGGCTGCCGCCACCACCGCTCCCGCCCCGGCCGCCGCTGCGAATACCGACTGGCGCCATTATGGCCGCACACCCGCCGGCACCCGTTATGCGCCCATCGACCAGATCAACAAGGACAATGTCAGGGATCTCAAGGTCGCCTGGACCTTCCGCACCGGCGACGTTCCGACCAAGGGCGCGGAAGACCAGAACACGCCGCTGCAGGTGGGCGACACCGTCTATACCTGCTCCTCCCACAACATCGTCAACGCGCTCAACGCCGAGACCGGCGAACCGCGCTGGAAGTTCGACCCCAAGGCTTCGGCGCCGCTGTGGCAACGCTGCCGCGGCGTGAGCTACTATGAGCCCGCAACCGTTGCAGCAACTGCTGCACCTGCCGCCGACGGCACCACAACGACAACGCCCGCCCCTGTATCGGCGGCGTGCGCCGGCCGCATCGTCATGACCACCATCGATGCCCGGCTGATCGAGATCGACGCCAGGACCGGCCAGCCCTGCCAGGATTTCGGCCAGGGCGGCACTGTCGACCTCAAGCAGGGCATGGGCGAGGTCAAGCCCGGCTTCTACTTCCAGACCTCGGCCCCCACCGTCATGCGCGATCTCATCATGATCGGCGGCTGGGTCTGGGACAATGTCGAGACCGGCGAACCGTCCGGCGCCATCCGCGCCTTCAGCGCCAAGACCGGCGAATTGGTGTGGGCATGGGACCTCGGCAATCCCGCGATCACCAAGTTGCCGCCGGAAGGCCAGAGCTACACACGCGGCACGCCCAATGTCTGGTCGACACCGAGCTATGACGACGCGCTCGGCCTTGTCTATCTGCCGACCGGCAACGCCACGCCCGACTTCTTCGGCGCCGAGCGCAGCAAGGCGGCGGAAGACTACACCGCCTCGGTCGTGGCGCTCGACATCGCCACCGGCCGCGAGCGCTGGAAGTTCCAGACCGTGCATCACGACCTGTGGGACTACGACCTCCCCTCGCAACCGGCGCTCTATGACGTGCCGGACGGCAAGGGCGGCAAGGTGCCGGCGCTGATCCAGGTGACCAAGCGCGGCCAGATCTTCATGCTCGACCGCCGTGACGGCAAGCCGATCGCCGAAGTCCAGGAAAAGCCGGTACCGCAGAATGGCGGCGCCAAGGAGGATTTCCTGTCGCCGACGCAGCCCTATTCGGTCGGCATGCCCTCGATCGGTGACGAGCCGTTCACTGAAGCCCACATGTGGGGCGCCACCCCCTTCGACCAGCTCTATTGCCGCATCGGCTTCAAGAAGCTGCGCTATGACGGCGAGTTCACGCCTCCTGGCCTGACCCGTTCGCTGCAATATCCCGGCTATTATGGCGGCATGAACTGGGGCAGCGCCTCGGTCGACGAGGCCAATGGCTACCTGATCGTCAATGACATCCGCATGCCGCAATTCGTGCAGTTGCTGCCGCGCGCCGAAGCCGACACTTATGGCCCCTCGGCGGCGCATGACGGGTTGGGAACACAACTCGGCACGCCCTATGGCGCGCTCAAGAACGGCTTCATGTCGCCGCTCGGCGTGCCCTGCCATCAGCCGCCCTACGGCACGATAACAGCCATAGACCTGAACGCGCGCAAGCTCGTCTGGCAGGTTCCGGCCGGCACACTGCAGGACACCGGCCCGCTGGGTCTGAAGACCGGTCTGCCGATCCCCGTCGGCATGCCTTCGCTCGGCGGACCGATGACCACGGCGGGCGGCCTCGTCTTCTATGCGGGCACGCAGGACTACTATCTGCGCGCCATCGACGTCGCCACCGGCGAGGAACTCTGGAAAGGCCGCCTGCCGGTCGGCGCGCAGGCAACGCCGATGACCTACACGTCCCCGGAAAGCGGCCGCCAGTTCGTCGTCGTCTCGGCGGGCGGCTCGCGCCAGTCGCCCGATCGCGGCGACTACATCATCGCCTATGCCCTGCCGAAGGCGCCATGA
- a CDS encoding DUF2333 family protein, with protein MLDPIVTFVTRIFQWIGRGIGFAIGIILWPLMWAGRWYLQRGWILKAGVGVALLVLIGLYGNFFYATQWWNNFNPNYPDTYSFDKRNVSAGEQVTAGAGTETAKTCGNSGIAQVAADLTDFNVNQNAWVSSMILYKLGFFGIDWDSTPFFDNKASFQRGINQAVRRTATELADNLGRVRTTSQIDDDLQKARGNLQFDESTWYFGLSPFGPKTPTPSYYRDAISKLRAFNSRLETCQTVFDARADNLKQYLDRIASDIGSTSAILKDRAEHYNNGWFDFRADDRYWFAYGQLYAYYGLMKGAQADFEDVIKEKHLQNLWDTMDAQFTSALRIQPFIIANGREDGWIFPTHLTTMGFYVLRVRSNLVEISNVLTQ; from the coding sequence ATGCTTGATCCTATCGTGACCTTCGTCACCCGTATCTTCCAATGGATAGGCCGCGGCATCGGCTTCGCGATCGGCATCATCCTGTGGCCGCTCATGTGGGCCGGCCGCTGGTACCTGCAACGCGGCTGGATCCTCAAGGCTGGCGTCGGCGTGGCACTTCTGGTGCTGATCGGCCTCTACGGCAATTTCTTCTACGCCACCCAGTGGTGGAACAATTTCAACCCGAACTATCCGGACACCTACAGTTTCGACAAGCGCAATGTCTCGGCCGGCGAGCAGGTGACGGCGGGTGCTGGAACCGAAACCGCCAAGACCTGTGGAAACTCAGGCATAGCCCAGGTGGCCGCGGACCTGACCGACTTCAACGTCAACCAGAATGCCTGGGTGTCGTCGATGATCCTCTACAAGCTCGGCTTCTTCGGCATCGATTGGGACAGCACGCCCTTCTTCGACAACAAGGCATCGTTCCAGCGCGGCATCAACCAGGCGGTTCGGCGTACGGCAACCGAACTGGCTGACAATCTCGGCCGCGTGCGCACCACCTCGCAGATCGACGACGATCTGCAGAAAGCGCGCGGCAACCTGCAGTTCGATGAGTCCACCTGGTATTTCGGCCTCAGCCCGTTCGGCCCGAAGACGCCGACGCCGAGCTACTATCGCGATGCCATCAGCAAGCTGCGTGCCTTCAATTCCCGGCTGGAAACGTGCCAGACGGTGTTCGATGCCCGCGCCGACAATCTCAAGCAGTATCTCGACCGCATCGCCAGTGACATCGGCTCGACCTCGGCCATCCTCAAGGACCGCGCCGAGCACTACAACAATGGCTGGTTCGATTTTCGCGCTGACGACCGCTACTGGTTCGCCTATGGCCAGCTCTACGCCTATTACGGATTGATGAAGGGCGCACAGGCCGATTTCGAGGACGTGATCAAGGAAAAGCACCTGCAGAACCTGTGGGACACGATGGACGCGCAGTTCACCTCGGCGCTGCGCATCCAGCCCTTCATCATCGCCAATGGCCGCGAGGATGGCTGGATTTTCCCGACGCATCTGACGACGATGGGCTTCTATGTGCTCAGGGTCCGCTCGAATCTGGTCGAGATCAGCAACGTGCTGACGCAGTAG
- a CDS encoding DUF4126 domain-containing protein: protein MLYILALLIGVIAGLRTMTAPAAIAWGAYLGWLPVAGTWASFMSHWAAVGIFTILAIAELVADQLPSTPSRKTPPQFGARIIMGAFSGAVIGATAGSTIGGLIAGAIGAVIGTLGGAEARARLADAFGKDQPAAFIEDAVAIICGLLIVAALR from the coding sequence ATGTTGTATATTCTTGCACTTCTGATCGGCGTCATCGCCGGCCTGCGCACCATGACCGCGCCGGCCGCCATCGCGTGGGGCGCGTATCTCGGCTGGCTGCCGGTTGCCGGCACCTGGGCAAGCTTCATGAGCCACTGGGCCGCCGTCGGCATCTTCACCATCCTGGCCATTGCCGAACTGGTTGCCGATCAGCTGCCGTCGACACCGAGCAGGAAAACCCCGCCGCAATTCGGCGCGCGCATCATCATGGGTGCCTTCAGCGGCGCTGTGATTGGCGCGACCGCCGGCTCCACGATCGGTGGCCTGATTGCCGGCGCCATCGGCGCTGTCATCGGCACGCTGGGCGGTGCCGAAGCGCGCGCCCGGCTGGCAGACGCCTTCGGCAAGGACCAGCCCGCCGCCTTCATCGAGGATGCGGTTGCGATCATCTGCGGCCTGCTGATCGTGGCAGCGCTGCGATGA